Proteins from a single region of Pontibacillus halophilus JSM 076056 = DSM 19796:
- a CDS encoding replication-relaxation family protein, protein MPTNLSVAVEEPSVQVDDISSQYWTNVDNKVMIWDDPSMVGGIRHPKHYKPLSTVQSVLNKYENGTLKADDIVILKILGDAICANEDQLRRYLELNNFSRSKVSDRLKRFRSLGMASRWYVRSQVHPDDKRPPAPFTLGLGGFNLLKDRYGSERYFAYPDHWYKWGVKVVQRYVAMNEVRLQLAENRYLTGWEWNAVLAGSTKNTRPHGVAEIKTKQGRVNFIIERGQQTKDFLTFFQDKIEKYSRLYNKYGSFEVYHNRQDETVVNTNKSVLVLYCSTRSLAVTAMQELDMKNANFPIWFLVEEDLVGEGGINKAFLVPQNGKLRRFNLETMV, encoded by the coding sequence ATGCCTACTAATTTAAGTGTAGCTGTTGAAGAACCGAGTGTTCAGGTAGACGACATCTCTTCCCAATATTGGACCAACGTTGATAATAAGGTCATGATTTGGGATGACCCTTCTATGGTTGGGGGTATCCGTCATCCAAAGCACTACAAGCCGCTATCCACCGTCCAAAGCGTTCTTAATAAGTATGAAAATGGTACGCTAAAAGCGGACGATATCGTTATACTTAAGATATTGGGAGATGCGATTTGTGCGAATGAAGACCAACTAAGGCGCTACTTGGAGCTTAACAACTTCAGCAGATCAAAAGTATCAGATAGACTTAAACGTTTCCGTTCATTGGGAATGGCTAGCCGATGGTATGTAAGAAGCCAAGTCCATCCCGATGATAAACGTCCTCCTGCTCCTTTTACATTGGGATTGGGAGGATTCAACCTCTTAAAAGACCGATATGGGAGCGAGCGTTACTTTGCCTATCCGGATCATTGGTATAAGTGGGGAGTAAAAGTCGTGCAGCGCTACGTAGCCATGAATGAGGTTCGGCTTCAGTTAGCGGAAAACCGCTACTTAACCGGTTGGGAGTGGAATGCAGTGCTTGCAGGAAGCACAAAGAACACACGTCCTCATGGAGTAGCGGAGATTAAGACAAAACAGGGGAGAGTTAACTTCATTATAGAGCGCGGGCAACAAACAAAGGACTTCCTTACGTTCTTCCAAGACAAAATAGAGAAGTATTCCCGTCTTTACAACAAGTATGGTTCCTTTGAGGTGTATCACAATCGCCAAGATGAGACTGTTGTGAATACGAACAAGAGTGTACTGGTATTGTATTGCTCAACCCGCTCTTTAGCTGTTACAGCTATGCAAGAACTCGACATGAAGAATGCTAACTTCCCTATATGGTTCTTAGTGGAAGAGGACCTTGTTGGTGAAGGTGGAATTAACAAGGCCTTCCTGGTACCTCAAAATGGTAAGTTAAGGCGCTTTAACCTAGAGACGATGGTTTAA
- a CDS encoding HD-GYP domain-containing protein yields MIVNITRSKNKEIEALVSSVYMQQLLEHDPYTYYHSVRVGSIMSSFGEYLGCSSKEIELLYFAGLLHDIGKVSVSQKILQKKGPLTQDEWISIKAHPIDSVRRLNDSLAEPLIHQVAKYHHENMDGSGYPFGIKGKEIPFYARIARIVDTFDAITTERAYSKKDSAGKAMHIITSEAGNLFDPVLAHKFKLFSATLS; encoded by the coding sequence ATGATAGTCAACATTACCCGTAGTAAGAATAAAGAAATAGAGGCACTAGTCAGTTCCGTTTATATGCAGCAACTATTAGAACATGACCCTTATACTTATTACCATTCAGTACGTGTGGGCTCCATCATGAGTTCCTTTGGAGAGTACCTGGGATGTTCGAGTAAGGAAATTGAGTTACTTTATTTCGCTGGGTTGCTTCATGACATTGGCAAGGTATCAGTCAGTCAGAAAATCTTACAGAAGAAAGGTCCGTTGACTCAAGATGAATGGATTAGCATTAAAGCTCATCCTATCGATAGCGTTAGACGACTCAATGACTCATTAGCAGAACCGCTTATTCATCAAGTCGCAAAGTACCATCATGAGAACATGGACGGAAGCGGGTATCCTTTCGGCATAAAAGGGAAGGAGATCCCGTTCTACGCCCGCATTGCTAGAATCGTAGACACGTTTGACGCTATTACAACGGAACGGGCTTATAGTAAGAAAGATTCTGCAGGTAAAGCCATGCACATCATCACGAGTGAAGCGGGGAACTTATTTGACCCTGTACTAGCGCATAAGTTCAAATTGTTTTCTGCTACCCTAAGTTAA